One genomic segment of Hippoglossus hippoglossus isolate fHipHip1 chromosome 22, fHipHip1.pri, whole genome shotgun sequence includes these proteins:
- the foxa1 gene encoding hepatocyte nuclear factor 3-alpha: MLGAVKMEGHEAPDWSGFYSEEVYSPMAGGGMGSGLGMGSMSGYMSSSGTTSGSFNMSYSGTGLSPAPVAGMGGSAPAAMSGLGGGVGSMGGTLSPSSMSSQQASMGLNPYGGMSPTMSTGMAYSSTGLNRGRDNKAFRRSYPHAKPPYSYISLITMAIQQAPSKMLTLSEIYQWIMDLFPYYRQNQQRWQNSIRHSLSFNDCFVKVSRSPDKPGKGSYWTLHPDSGNMFENGCYLRRQKRFKCEKKISAKSDGRKEQGGVGGGIEQASPAGDSIKPPGLLDSSLPSSSQVTSPPGLDMRGGISGADLKVTGSQLLSSLSLPPHSMTHESQLHLKGDPHYSFNHPFSINNLMSSSEQQHKLDLKAYEALQYSSYGAGGASGLGGRTMEPLEASYYQGVYPRPLLNTS, translated from the exons ATGCTGGGCGCGGTGAAGATGGAAGGACACGAGGCTCCGGACTGGAGCGGATTCTACAGCGAGGAG GTGTACTCTCCAATGGCAGGTGGTGGAATGGGTTCTGGCCTCGGAATGGGCTCCATGTCGGGCTACATGTCCAGCAGTGGAACCACATCGGGCTCCTTCAACATGTCGTACAGCGGGACTGGTTTGAGTCCTGCCCCAGTGGCGGGGATGGGCGGTTCGGCTCCTGCAGCCATGTCGGGTCTGGGAGGGGGTGTGGGCTCGATGGGTGGAACCCTGAGCCCATCCAGTATGAGCTCGCAGCAAGCCTCAATGGGCCTAAATCCATACGGGGGCATGAGTCCCACAATGAGCACTGGCATGGCGTATAGCAGTACTGGACTGAACCGTGGCCGTGACAATAAGGCCTTCAGACGGAGCTACCCACATGCCAAACCACCCTACTCATACATCTCACTCATCACTATGGCCATCCAGCAGGCGCCCAGTAAGATGCTGACTCTGAGTGAGATCTACCAGTGGATCATGGACCTGTTCCCATACTACCGTCAGAACCAACAGCGATGGCAGAACTCCATCCGGCACTCACTGTCCTTCAACGACTGCTTCGTTAAGGTGTCGCGCTCGCCTGACAAACCGGGGAAGGGCTCGTACTGGACCCTCCACCCAGACTCTGGGAACATGTTTGAGAATGGCTGCTACCTTCGCCGCCAGAAGAGGTTCAAGTGCGAGAAGAAGATATCTGCAAAATCAGATGGGCGAAAGGagcaggggggggtggggggtggtaTAGAACAAGCTTCTCCTGCAGGGGACTCCATTAAACCTCCTGGACTCCTGGACTCCTCCCTGCCCTCCTCCAGCCAGGTGACTTCGCCTCCAGGTCTGGACATGCGGGGTGGCATCAGCGGAGCAGACCTGAAGGTGACTGGCTCTCAGctcctgtcctccctgtcaTTGCCCCCCCACTCCATGACCCATGAGTCCCAGCTGCACCTCAAAGGAGACCCCCACTACTCATTCAACCACCCGTTCTCCATCAACAACTTAATGTCGtcctcagagcagcagcacaaactggATCTGAAAGCCTATGAGGCGCTGCAGTACTCCTCCTATGGTGCTGGGGGGGCATCTGGCCTCGGGGGGAGGACCATGGAACCTCTGGAGGCTTCTTACTACCAGGGGGTCTATCCCAGACCGCTCCTCAACACTTCATAG